One genomic region from Thalassotalea sp. PS06 encodes:
- a CDS encoding PA3496 family putative envelope integrity protein: protein MTGNDMIDDDFEENMDDGVDAEETDTDMPKDDEANAKTRKRIDELLEKKRLKELLDEDEWEI from the coding sequence ATGACTGGCAACGACATGATAGATGACGATTTCGAAGAGAATATGGACGACGGCGTGGATGCCGAAGAAACCGATACCGATATGCCGAAAGACGATGAGGCGAATGCCAAAACGCGAAAGAGAATCGATGAATTACTGGAGAAAAAACGTTTAAAAGAATTGCTTGATGAGGATGAATGGGAGATTTAA
- the rraB gene encoding ribonuclease E inhibitor RraB codes for MEQSDLNEWLAHTSGLIEELLEDGSNPEAVHTIEHHFASEDFGTLENAAVMAFKQGLEVQEPEQAELEDGTPVFCFDIVTEQYLDEDVLLEETKAMFALAEKFQVEYDGWGTYFEE; via the coding sequence ATGGAACAGTCAGATTTAAATGAGTGGTTAGCCCATACTTCAGGTTTAATTGAAGAATTACTGGAAGATGGTTCCAACCCTGAAGCCGTGCACACCATTGAACATCACTTTGCCAGTGAAGACTTTGGAACCCTAGAAAATGCAGCAGTGATGGCATTTAAACAAGGCCTTGAAGTTCAGGAACCTGAACAGGCTGAATTGGAAGACGGTACCCCGGTATTTTGTTTCGACATCGTTACCGAGCAATATCTCGATGAGGACGTGTTGTTGGAAGAAACCAAGGCAATGTTTGCATTGGCAGAAAAATTTCAGGTCGAATATGACGGTTGGGGCACTTACTTCGAAGAGTAA
- a CDS encoding SDR family oxidoreductase translates to MRNNILITGASSGLGQEMARQYAAMGRNLVLCARREQALSELATELTAKYPQQKVLVMPLDVNDHDEVFKVFKAAREQLGQLDRVIVNAGIGQGGSIGKGFFAANRRTAMTNFVAALAQCEAAMEIFRAQNDGHLVTISSVSSERGFRGAFTTYAATKAGLASLTEGIRIDVLHKPISVTTIHPGYIATEIIEEGKTPPFIVDAETGCKSIIKAIEKEVDKAFVPTWPWAFIRFALAWLPLGMMRKFS, encoded by the coding sequence ATGAGAAACAACATTCTGATCACAGGTGCCAGCTCCGGGCTTGGCCAGGAAATGGCACGACAATATGCAGCGATGGGCAGGAATTTGGTTCTTTGTGCCCGTCGTGAACAAGCATTAAGCGAACTTGCGACTGAATTAACGGCAAAATATCCGCAGCAAAAAGTCTTAGTTATGCCTTTAGATGTGAACGATCATGATGAGGTCTTTAAGGTGTTTAAGGCTGCCAGAGAACAGCTTGGACAATTAGATCGAGTTATCGTTAATGCTGGAATCGGCCAGGGTGGCTCCATTGGTAAGGGTTTTTTTGCGGCAAATCGTCGTACCGCTATGACCAATTTTGTCGCCGCTCTTGCACAATGTGAAGCGGCAATGGAAATCTTCAGGGCGCAGAATGATGGTCACTTAGTTACTATCTCATCGGTGAGTTCCGAGCGCGGCTTTCGCGGCGCCTTTACTACCTATGCTGCTACCAAAGCGGGCCTTGCATCTTTAACCGAAGGGATCCGCATTGATGTTCTGCACAAGCCAATATCGGTGACAACGATTCACCCTGGCTATATCGCTACGGAAATTATCGAAGAAGGCAAAACTCCGCCTTTTATCGTCGATGCTGAAACTGGTTGTAAGAGTATTATCAAGGCGATTGAAAAAGAAGTAGATAAGGCATTCGTTCCAACCTGGCCATGGGCGTTCATCCGTTTTGCGCTTGCCTGGTTACCTCTAGGTATGATGCGAAAGTTCAGTTAA
- a CDS encoding 1-acylglycerol-3-phosphate O-acyltransferase, with the protein MLAILRILTLAISLILTSLASILMCIVRPFHRDNVYFPANIVGSLSPVIGVELDIRRPKEVEDLGSVVYVCNHQNSYDIFTVSKSLPKGTVSIGKKSLKWIPFFGQMYWFTGNILIDRANRSKAHNTIASAAQKIREKNISVWLFPEGTRSYGRGLLPFKTGAFHTAAQAGVPIVPVCVSNSHDLVDLNRWNNGKMIIEFLPPIHIHDTSKEGIRHIANNTHELMLAKINELSEEAGNPFQTLHNSQQAEQS; encoded by the coding sequence TTAATTTTGACGTCACTTGCATCGATTTTGATGTGTATTGTTCGTCCGTTTCATCGAGATAATGTTTATTTCCCCGCTAATATCGTTGGTAGCCTTTCACCAGTCATTGGTGTTGAGCTGGATATAAGACGACCTAAAGAAGTCGAAGATTTAGGTTCGGTTGTCTATGTCTGCAATCATCAGAACAGCTATGATATTTTCACGGTGAGTAAATCATTGCCAAAAGGCACGGTGAGCATAGGTAAGAAGAGCCTGAAGTGGATCCCATTCTTTGGGCAAATGTATTGGTTTACTGGCAATATTTTGATTGATCGTGCCAATCGTTCCAAAGCTCACAATACCATTGCTTCAGCAGCACAGAAAATCAGAGAAAAGAACATTTCGGTTTGGTTGTTCCCAGAAGGTACCCGTAGTTATGGTCGCGGCTTATTACCATTTAAAACCGGCGCGTTTCATACCGCGGCACAGGCAGGCGTACCTATTGTTCCTGTTTGTGTGAGTAATTCTCACGACCTGGTGGATTTAAACCGTTGGAACAACGGCAAAATGATCATCGAGTTTTTACCGCCGATACATATTCACGACACTTCAAAAGAAGGTATCCGTCACATCGCCAACAATACCCATGAGTTAATGCTGGCGAAAATTAACGAGCTAAGCGAGGAAGCGGGAAACCCTTTCCAAACGCTTCATAACAGTCAACAGGCAGAGCAGAGCTAA